From the Marinobacter sp. es.048 genome, the window GCGCACACCCTCACGACCGATACCACTGTCCTTCACGCCCCCATAGGGCATATGGTCCACTCGCCAGGATGGCACATCGCCGATAACGACACCGCCCACCTCGAGTTCGTCCCAGGCTCTCTGAATCTTGTAGATATCCCGGGTGAAAATGCCTGCTTGCAGACCAAAGTCGGAATTGTTGACCTCGTCCAATGCCGCATTGAAATCGCTGAAGCTGGACAGTATCGCGACCGGACCGAATGCCTCCTGGCAGTTCACATCGGTGTCCGCAGGAACATTTTCCAGCAGAGTGGCCTGCAGCATGGCACCGTCGCGCTCACCCCCGGCCAGTACCGTGGCGCCCGCTTCCTTTGCCTCCAGGACCCAGTCATGCAGGCGGGTGGCTTCCTTCTCGGAAATCATCGGACCGATAAAGGTGCTTTCATCCTTGGGGTCGCCATGGACCAGTCCCTTTACGGCAGAGGTCAGCTTCTCCCGTACTTCGTCGTAGTGGGCCTCATGCACCATGATGCGCTGTACGCTGATGCAACTCTGGCCGGACTGGTAATAGGCGCCGAAGACAATACGGGCCACGGCGTCGTCGATGTCGCTGCCCTCGTCGACGATACAGGCTGCATTTCCGCCGAGTTCCAGTACGACAGGCTTTTTGCCGGCGCGGGCCTTGAGGGCCCAGCCCACTTCTGGCGACCCGGTGAAGCTGAGCAGCTTGAGCCGATCATCTGTGGTGAACAGGTCAGCACCGTCGCGGCGGCACGGCAGGATGGAAAAAGCCCCTTTGGGCAGATCGGTTTCAGCCAGGACTTCACCAATGATCAGTGCGCCGATCGGCGTCAGGCTGGCGGGTTTCAGGATAAAGGGACAGCCCGCTGCCAGTGCGGGAGCCACCTTGTGGGCTGCCAGGTTCAGCGGGAAGTTGAACGGCGAGATGAATGAACAGGGTCCGATGGGGACGCGCTTCCACATGCCCGTGTAACCCTCGGCACGCGGGCTGATGTCCATCGGTACCACTTCACCACCGATACGCACCGCTTCCTCGGCGGCAATGCGGAAAGTGTCGATTAGCCGGGTAACCTCGCCACGGGCATCCTTGATCGGTTTGCCGGCCTCAATGCACAGTGCCTCGGCCAGTTCCTCGAAGCGTTCCTCGAAACGCTTAACACAGTGGGAGAGGATCGCCTGACGCTTGAAGGCCGGCAGCTTGCGCATTGGCTCGGCTGCGTCGGCTGCGGCCTCTATCGCCTGATCGATGGCTTCGGCATCGGCCAGTGCCACGTGGGTTGCCACTTCACCGGAATACTTGTCATGAACGGGCAGGAGGTGGTTCGGCGATACTGGCGTGTTGGCGAGGAAGTACCGATAACTTTCTTGAAGCATTACGAGGTCATCTCCACTTGGAAGAGGGGGCGGACGTGCTGTTCGAATTTAATTAACATGTTAAATAATAACCTAGTTAATATGTTATCTAATGTCAATGTCGTCAAGTCCGGGAGGCAGGCCCTCCATGAGGGGGTTTCAGGGCTTCACGTTACAGAGTTTGTTCAGCAACTCTTCCAGCGTTCTCATGTCTTCCTGCGAGAAACGCTCCGCCATCTCTTGATAACGTGCCTCAATGCGCGGGCTCATGCTGGTGAACATGCTTTTGGCTTTGTCAGTCAGGCTGATCAGGATTCGGCGCTGATCTTCAGGTGATTTGCGACGTTTTATGTAACCCTGTTGTTCCAGCCGGTTGATGATTCCGGTGAGGCTCGGACTGAGTATGCAGCACAGTTCAGCGAGCTGTTTCGATTCCAATTCCTCGAATTCATTGAGTGCCCGGATAACGCGCCATTGCTGTTCGGTAAGGGGGATTTCCTGAAGCAGGGGGCGGAAAAAGGCCATGGCAGCCTCTCGGGCCTTGAGCAGCCGGAGGGGAAGCGAATCATCAAACTTGCGCATGAATTGGATTACCTTTAGTGGTCCGGTCTCTGGCGATCTGGCTAGCCATATAAAAAAGTAGCAATGGGCTATTTTATTAATGTATTAAGGAATGTCTACTGTGTTCCGC encodes:
- the hpaR gene encoding homoprotocatechuate degradation operon regulator HpaR, translating into MRKFDDSLPLRLLKAREAAMAFFRPLLQEIPLTEQQWRVIRALNEFEELESKQLAELCCILSPSLTGIINRLEQQGYIKRRKSPEDQRRILISLTDKAKSMFTSMSPRIEARYQEMAERFSQEDMRTLEELLNKLCNVKP
- a CDS encoding aldehyde dehydrogenase family protein, which gives rise to MLQESYRYFLANTPVSPNHLLPVHDKYSGEVATHVALADAEAIDQAIEAAADAAEPMRKLPAFKRQAILSHCVKRFEERFEELAEALCIEAGKPIKDARGEVTRLIDTFRIAAEEAVRIGGEVVPMDISPRAEGYTGMWKRVPIGPCSFISPFNFPLNLAAHKVAPALAAGCPFILKPASLTPIGALIIGEVLAETDLPKGAFSILPCRRDGADLFTTDDRLKLLSFTGSPEVGWALKARAGKKPVVLELGGNAACIVDEGSDIDDAVARIVFGAYYQSGQSCISVQRIMVHEAHYDEVREKLTSAVKGLVHGDPKDESTFIGPMISEKEATRLHDWVLEAKEAGATVLAGGERDGAMLQATLLENVPADTDVNCQEAFGPVAILSSFSDFNAALDEVNNSDFGLQAGIFTRDIYKIQRAWDELEVGGVVIGDVPSWRVDHMPYGGVKDSGIGREGVRYAIEDMTELRLLVVRDPN